The Candidatus Delongbacteria bacterium genome includes a region encoding these proteins:
- a CDS encoding SDR family oxidoreductase: MNENNDKKNINIDECLELLEQLVENPDEFAKLPEDKRIALLIAAGRISRPNKKEDLQRQKEARKLRKKEKDQQNRIARASTGIRTAREVPVFVAPTQIEYNADSSERPKLTSPRNCYVCKDEFTDVHHFYDTMCPKCADFNYMKRFQTASLKGRVAVITGSRLKIGYHATLMLLRAGAKVIATTRFPVDSAMRFSKEADFFEWKDRLQIYGLDLRHTPSVELFCNYVEQHYDRLDILINNAAQTVRRPPGFYAHLMENETKDFSELDDNTRYLLGEYRDCVTKLITVAVKDENSGELLPVSWEGKSPGIGLRASAELSQIPYSYDYAIDTEKVFPVGKLDADLQQVDLRHTNSWRLRLGEIPTSEMLELQLVNAVAPFVLCNRLSNMMKRDYTGEKHIVNVSAMEGKFHRFTKIDRHPHTNMAKAALNMLTHTSASDLAKYGIYMNAVDTGWVTDEDPVHLAKLKEDLHDFQPPLDIVDGAARVCDPFFDGILTGKHWCGKFLKDYFPIDW, translated from the coding sequence TTGAACGAAAATAATGATAAAAAAAATATAAACATAGATGAGTGTTTGGAGCTTCTTGAACAACTTGTTGAAAACCCTGATGAGTTTGCCAAACTTCCTGAAGATAAAAGAATTGCTCTTCTTATAGCAGCAGGTAGAATCTCTCGACCAAATAAAAAAGAGGATCTTCAAAGACAAAAAGAGGCAAGAAAACTTAGAAAAAAAGAGAAAGATCAACAGAATAGGATTGCTAGAGCATCAACAGGTATTAGAACGGCAAGAGAAGTACCTGTTTTTGTAGCACCTACTCAGATAGAGTATAATGCTGACTCAAGTGAAAGACCGAAACTAACATCACCAAGAAATTGCTATGTTTGTAAAGATGAATTCACCGATGTTCATCATTTTTACGATACGATGTGTCCAAAATGTGCTGATTTTAACTATATGAAAAGATTTCAAACAGCTTCACTTAAAGGTAGAGTCGCTGTAATTACCGGATCGAGATTAAAAATTGGTTATCATGCTACACTAATGCTACTTCGTGCTGGAGCAAAAGTTATCGCTACAACCAGATTTCCAGTTGATTCAGCAATGAGATTTTCTAAAGAAGCAGACTTTTTTGAGTGGAAAGATAGATTACAGATATATGGACTAGATTTAAGGCACACACCAAGTGTTGAACTTTTCTGCAATTATGTAGAGCAGCATTATGACAGACTTGATATTCTTATAAATAATGCCGCTCAAACAGTGAGAAGACCTCCTGGATTCTATGCTCATTTAATGGAAAATGAAACAAAAGATTTTTCAGAGTTAGATGACAACACAAGATATCTTTTGGGTGAATATAGAGATTGTGTTACAAAATTGATAACTGTTGCAGTGAAAGACGAAAATAGTGGCGAACTTCTTCCTGTAAGCTGGGAAGGAAAATCCCCAGGAATTGGACTGCGAGCCTCTGCTGAATTATCACAAATTCCATACTCCTATGATTATGCTATAGATACTGAAAAAGTTTTTCCTGTTGGTAAATTAGACGCTGACTTGCAGCAGGTGGATCTTCGTCATACTAATAGCTGGAGATTAAGATTGGGTGAAATTCCTACTTCGGAAATGTTAGAACTTCAACTTGTAAACGCCGTTGCCCCTTTTGTACTTTGTAACAGGCTTTCAAATATGATGAAGAGAGATTATACAGGAGAAAAACATATTGTAAATGTTTCAGCAATGGAAGGTAAATTTCATAGATTTACTAAAATAGATAGACATCCTCATACTAATATGGCTAAAGCTGCACTTAATATGCTTACTCATACTTCAGCTTCTGATCTCGCTAAATATGGTATTTATATGAATGCCGTTGATACTGGCTGGGTTACTGATGAAGATCCTGTACATTTAGCTAAGTTAAAAGAGGATTTACATGATTTTCAACCACCTCTGGATATTGTAGATGGTGCTGCACGAGTTTGTGATCCATTTTTTGATGGAATATTAACAGGGAAACACTGGTGTGGTAAATTCTTGAAAGATTATTTCCCTATCGATTGGTAG